A genomic segment from Janibacter sp. DB-40 encodes:
- a CDS encoding glutamate synthase subunit beta, translated as MADPHGFLTTRERELPARRPVDVRIKDWKEVYEEQQAGELQRQAGRCMDCGIPFCHSGCPLGNLIPEWNDLAWRGHWHDAIERLHATNNFPEFTGRLCPAPCETACVLGINQPAVTIKQVEVTTIEEAFGRGDVPPQIPDRLTGKTVAVVGSGPAGLAAAQQLTRAGHTVAVYERADAPGGLLRYGIPEFKMEKRIVDRRIQQMKAEGTRFRSGIDVGGELTGQQLRDRYDAVVLATGSTVPRDLPVPGRDLDGVVQAMDFLPPANRVALGEEVEGQVTAEDKDVIIIGGGDTGADCLGTSIRQGARSVTSLEIMPQPGPERPADQPWPTYPMIFRVASAHEEGGDRVYAVSTTEILDDGEGRVDGLRLTEVTRTAAGFEPVPGTERVLPAQLVLLAMGFVGPEPDGIVAQLGLSTDERSNIVRGRDYQTDVPGVFVAGDAGRGQSLIVWAIAEGRAAAHGVDTFLMGSSQLPRPVNPTDRPLTA; from the coding sequence GTGGCTGACCCGCACGGCTTTCTCACCACGCGCGAGCGCGAGCTGCCGGCTCGGCGACCCGTCGACGTCCGCATCAAGGACTGGAAGGAGGTCTACGAGGAGCAGCAGGCCGGCGAGCTGCAGCGCCAGGCCGGGCGCTGCATGGACTGCGGCATCCCGTTCTGCCACTCGGGCTGCCCGCTGGGCAACCTCATCCCGGAGTGGAACGACCTCGCGTGGCGGGGTCACTGGCACGACGCCATCGAGCGTCTGCACGCGACGAACAACTTCCCGGAGTTCACCGGCCGGCTGTGCCCGGCGCCGTGCGAGACCGCCTGCGTGCTCGGCATCAACCAGCCGGCCGTGACGATCAAGCAGGTCGAGGTGACGACCATCGAGGAGGCCTTCGGCCGCGGTGACGTCCCGCCGCAGATCCCGGACCGCCTCACCGGCAAGACCGTGGCCGTGGTCGGCTCCGGTCCGGCCGGTCTGGCCGCCGCGCAGCAGCTCACCCGCGCCGGTCACACGGTCGCCGTGTACGAGCGGGCGGACGCCCCCGGAGGGCTCCTGCGCTACGGGATCCCGGAGTTCAAGATGGAGAAGCGGATCGTCGACCGCCGGATCCAGCAGATGAAGGCCGAGGGCACCCGCTTCCGCTCCGGTATCGATGTGGGCGGCGAGCTGACCGGTCAGCAGCTGCGTGACCGCTACGACGCCGTCGTGCTCGCCACCGGCTCGACCGTCCCGAGGGACCTGCCCGTCCCCGGTCGTGATCTCGACGGGGTCGTCCAGGCGATGGACTTCCTGCCCCCGGCCAACCGGGTGGCCCTCGGCGAGGAGGTCGAGGGGCAGGTCACGGCGGAGGACAAGGACGTCATCATCATCGGCGGTGGCGACACCGGCGCCGACTGCCTCGGTACCTCGATCCGGCAGGGTGCCCGTTCGGTCACCAGCCTGGAGATCATGCCCCAGCCGGGTCCGGAGCGGCCGGCCGACCAGCCCTGGCCGACCTACCCGATGATCTTCCGGGTCGCCTCGGCCCACGAGGAAGGAGGCGATCGGGTCTACGCGGTGTCGACGACGGAGATCCTCGACGACGGCGAGGGCCGGGTCGACGGCCTGCGCCTGACCGAGGTCACGCGCACCGCGGCCGGCTTCGAGCCGGTGCCCGGGACCGAGCGGGTCCTGCCCGCGCAGCTGGTGCTCCTCGCCATGGGCTTCGTCGGCCCGGAGCCGGACGGCATCGTCGCCCAGCTGGGCCTGTCGACCGACGAGCGCTCGAACATCGTGCGGGGTCGCGACTACCAGACCGATGTCCCGGGTGTCTTCGTCGCCGGGGACGCCGGCCGGGGGCAGTCGCTCATCGTCTGGGCCATCGCCGAGGGTCGTGCCGCGGCACACGGCGTGGACACCTTCCTCATGGGCAGCTCCCAGCTGCCCCGCCCGGTCAACCCGACGGATCGGCCGCTCACGGCCTGA
- the pyk gene encoding pyruvate kinase, producing the protein MRRAKIVSTLGPSTSTPESIHELVAAGVDVARFNLSHGDYPVHEANYRSVRAASDAVGRAVGVLVDLQGPKIRIGRFADGPIRLDEGDHFTITTRDVEGDQEVVGTTHSGLADDVSVGDRILVDDGKIMLTVEEVDATDVRCVVVYGGPLSDNKGINLPGAAVSAPALSEKDEQDLRWALGLRADYIALSFVRSPRDIDRVHEIMDEVGVRLPVIAKIEKPQAVEALEEIIDAFDGIMVARGDLGVEMPLEQVPLVQKRAVELCRQRAKPVIVATQVLESMIDNSRPTRAEASDAANAVLDGADALMLSGETAVGKFPVEVVRTMSRIIAATEEEGHGRMRDLMAPPISQGGVVTAAAAEVGQALGVKYLIAFTQLGGSARRLAQVRSGLPMLAFSPVQDTRSQLSLVWGIQTFLTTPVTHTDQYALQVDEHLLGLGWCDEGDLVVIVAGSPPGVPGSTNALRVHRIGDARNKTAVAYEEEATSVEGALPGGMG; encoded by the coding sequence ATGCGACGCGCCAAGATCGTCTCCACCCTCGGCCCTTCGACCTCCACCCCCGAGAGCATCCACGAGCTCGTGGCTGCCGGCGTCGACGTGGCGCGGTTCAACCTCTCCCACGGTGACTACCCCGTCCACGAGGCCAACTACCGCAGCGTGCGCGCCGCGAGTGACGCCGTCGGTCGCGCCGTCGGAGTGCTCGTCGACCTGCAGGGCCCCAAGATCCGCATCGGCAGGTTCGCCGACGGGCCGATCCGGCTCGACGAGGGGGACCACTTCACGATCACCACCCGTGACGTCGAGGGTGACCAGGAGGTCGTCGGCACGACCCACTCGGGCCTGGCCGACGACGTCAGCGTCGGCGACCGGATCCTCGTCGACGACGGCAAGATCATGCTGACCGTCGAGGAGGTCGACGCGACCGACGTGCGCTGCGTCGTCGTGTACGGCGGACCGCTCTCGGACAACAAGGGCATCAACCTCCCCGGCGCCGCCGTCAGCGCACCCGCCCTGTCCGAGAAGGACGAGCAGGACCTGCGCTGGGCGCTGGGCCTGCGCGCCGACTACATCGCCCTCAGCTTCGTGCGCTCGCCGCGGGACATCGACCGCGTGCACGAGATCATGGACGAGGTCGGGGTGCGGCTGCCGGTCATCGCCAAGATCGAGAAGCCCCAGGCCGTGGAGGCCCTCGAGGAGATCATCGATGCCTTCGACGGCATCATGGTCGCCCGCGGCGACCTCGGTGTGGAGATGCCCCTCGAGCAGGTGCCGCTCGTCCAGAAGCGGGCCGTCGAGCTGTGCCGCCAGCGGGCCAAGCCGGTGATCGTGGCCACGCAGGTGCTGGAGTCGATGATCGACAACTCCCGCCCGACCCGGGCCGAGGCCTCGGACGCGGCCAATGCCGTCCTCGACGGCGCCGACGCGCTGATGCTGTCGGGGGAGACGGCCGTCGGCAAGTTCCCCGTCGAGGTGGTCCGGACGATGTCCCGGATCATCGCCGCCACCGAGGAGGAGGGGCACGGCCGCATGCGTGACCTGATGGCCCCGCCCATCTCCCAGGGTGGTGTCGTCACGGCTGCGGCGGCGGAGGTGGGGCAGGCCCTCGGGGTGAAGTACCTCATCGCCTTCACCCAGCTCGGCGGGAGTGCCCGTCGTCTCGCCCAGGTGCGCTCCGGCCTGCCGATGCTCGCCTTCTCGCCGGTGCAGGACACCCGGTCCCAGCTGTCCCTGGTCTGGGGGATCCAGACCTTCCTCACCACGCCGGTGACGCACACCGACCAGTACGCCCTCCAGGTCGACGAGCACCTCCTCGGTCTGGGCTGGTGCGACGAGGGCGACCTCGTCGTCATCGTCGCCGGATCGCCCCCCGGCGTGCCCGGCTCGACCAATGCCCTGCGGGTGCACCGCATCGGCGACGCGCGGAACAAGACCGCGGTCGCCTACGAGGAGGAGGCCACCTCCGTGGAGGGTGCACTGCCCGGTGGCATGGGCTGA
- the gltB gene encoding glutamate synthase large subunit, giving the protein MTSVSFSPYERWSALPPDAGLYRRDTERDACGVAMVATMRGSAGHDIVDHALLALTNLEHRGATGADPLVGDGAGILTQVPDRFLREVVDFDLPEPGHYAVGTAYVPTDAAEREALVRRIEAVVTEEGLQVLGWRQVPVNREIVGQMARDCMPDFHQLFVAAPGGEVSGLTLERLAFVARKRAERETGVYFASLSARTLVYKGMLTTAQLEPFYPDLSDERFESELGLVHSRFSTNTFPSWPLSHPFRFIAHNGEINTVKGNRNWMRARESLLSSDIIPGDLQRIMPTCAPEASDSASFDEVLELLHLGGRSLPHAVLMMIPEAWENHATMDPALRDFYEFHSMFMEPWDGPACVTFTDGRLVGAVLDRNGLRPGRYEVTDDGLVVLASEVGVLDLDPEHVVAKGRLQPGRMFLVDTAEGRIVEDEEIKGQLAAEHPYGEWLDDGRIMLGDLPPREHITHTPASVARRQQTFGYTQEELQILLTPMAAKGVEALGSMGTDTPVAVLSEKPRLLFDYFTQMFAQVTNPPLDSIREELVTALGTAIGPEGNVLGADPQHARQVVLPFPVIDNDELAKIVHFDHEGAGTATHVVRGLYDVTGGEQALRARLDTICAEVSEAIAEGARFIVLSDRDSGRDRAPIPSLLLTSAVHHHLIRERTRTQVGLILEAGDVREVHHVALLIGYGAAAVNPYLAMESVEDMVRRGIITEVDEETAVANLIRALGKGVLKVMSKMGISTVASYRGAQVFEALGLGQELVDEYFTGTVSQLGGVGLGVLAEEVAARHATAYPTEGVRLPHRKLEVGGEYKWRREGEPHLFDPDTVFRLQHSTRARRYDIFKQYTSRVNEQSERLMTLRGLFSLADGQERAPISIDEVEPASAIIKRFSTGAMSYGSISKEAHETLAVAMNRIGGRSNTGEGGEDLDRLMDPERRSSIKQVASGRFGVTSTYLTHSDDIQIKMAQGAKPGEGGQLPGSKVYPWVARTRHSTAGVGLISPPPHHDIYSIEDLAQLIHDLKNANPQARVHVKLVSEIGVGTVAAGVSKAHADVVLISGHDGGTGASPLTSLKHAGGPWELGLAATQQTLVLNGLRDRISVQVDGQIKTGRDVLIGALLGAEEFGFATAPLVVSGCVLMRVCHLDTCPVGIATQNPELRSRYSGQPEFVETFFEYIAEEVRELLAELGFRTLDEAVGRVDLLDTRRAVDHWKASGLDLAPIFAQVSSFDGSGVRVTRAQEHGLEDALDHRLIELAAPALDEGTPVRADVPVRNVNRTLGTMLGHEVTKRNPEGLPDGTIDLTLTGSAGQSLGAFLPAGITLRMVGDANDYVGKGLSGGRIVVRPPEGARFVAEENVIAGNVIGYGATSGQLFLRGIVGERFCVRNSGAVAVVEGVGDHGCEYMTGGTVLVLGPTGRNFAAGMSGGNAFVLDLDESLVNRELVDVTPLRPSDREVVLELLTQHLEHTGSAVAEALLDDPEAGLDRISLVLPRNYQRVLDVRADAEAEGLDADGALVWDRIMEVSRG; this is encoded by the coding sequence GTGACCTCTGTGTCCTTCTCCCCCTACGAGCGCTGGTCGGCCCTGCCGCCCGACGCGGGTCTCTACCGTCGCGACACCGAGCGCGACGCCTGCGGCGTCGCCATGGTGGCCACCATGCGCGGCAGCGCCGGCCACGACATCGTCGACCACGCACTGCTGGCCCTGACCAACCTCGAGCACCGCGGCGCGACCGGTGCCGACCCGCTCGTCGGTGACGGCGCGGGCATCCTCACCCAGGTCCCGGACCGGTTCCTGCGCGAGGTCGTCGACTTCGACCTGCCCGAGCCCGGGCACTACGCGGTCGGCACGGCGTACGTGCCCACGGATGCCGCCGAGCGCGAGGCGCTGGTCCGCCGGATCGAGGCCGTCGTCACCGAGGAGGGCCTGCAGGTCCTCGGCTGGCGGCAGGTCCCGGTCAACCGGGAGATCGTCGGCCAGATGGCCCGCGACTGCATGCCGGACTTCCACCAGCTCTTCGTCGCCGCACCCGGCGGTGAGGTCTCCGGGCTCACCCTGGAGCGACTCGCCTTCGTCGCCCGCAAGCGTGCCGAGCGGGAGACGGGTGTCTACTTCGCCTCGCTGTCCGCACGGACGCTGGTCTACAAGGGGATGCTGACGACCGCGCAGCTCGAGCCCTTCTACCCGGACCTGTCGGACGAGCGGTTCGAGAGCGAGCTGGGCCTGGTCCACTCGCGCTTCTCGACCAACACCTTCCCGAGCTGGCCGCTCAGCCACCCCTTCCGCTTCATCGCCCACAACGGTGAGATCAACACCGTCAAGGGAAACCGCAACTGGATGCGGGCCCGCGAGTCCCTCCTGAGCAGCGACATCATCCCCGGCGACCTGCAGCGGATCATGCCGACCTGTGCGCCGGAGGCGTCCGACTCGGCCTCCTTCGACGAGGTCCTGGAGCTGCTCCACCTCGGTGGCCGCTCGCTCCCGCACGCGGTCCTGATGATGATCCCGGAGGCGTGGGAGAACCACGCGACCATGGACCCCGCGCTGCGGGACTTCTACGAGTTCCACTCCATGTTCATGGAGCCCTGGGACGGTCCTGCCTGCGTGACCTTCACCGACGGCCGCTTGGTCGGGGCGGTCCTGGACCGCAACGGTCTGCGGCCCGGGCGGTACGAGGTCACCGACGACGGTCTCGTCGTCCTCGCCTCCGAGGTCGGCGTCCTCGACCTCGACCCGGAGCACGTGGTCGCCAAGGGCCGCCTGCAGCCCGGCCGGATGTTCCTCGTGGACACCGCGGAAGGTCGCATCGTCGAGGACGAGGAGATCAAGGGTCAGCTCGCGGCCGAGCACCCGTACGGCGAGTGGCTCGACGACGGCCGCATCATGCTCGGCGACCTGCCCCCGCGGGAGCACATCACCCACACCCCGGCGTCCGTGGCGCGACGCCAGCAGACCTTCGGGTACACCCAGGAGGAGCTGCAGATCCTGCTGACGCCGATGGCGGCCAAAGGCGTGGAGGCGCTCGGGTCCATGGGGACCGACACCCCCGTCGCGGTCCTGTCGGAGAAGCCGCGCCTGCTCTTCGACTACTTCACCCAGATGTTCGCCCAGGTGACCAATCCGCCGCTGGACTCGATCCGGGAGGAGCTGGTCACCGCGCTCGGGACCGCCATCGGGCCGGAGGGCAACGTCCTGGGGGCCGACCCGCAGCACGCCCGCCAGGTCGTGCTCCCCTTCCCGGTCATCGACAACGACGAGCTGGCGAAGATCGTGCACTTCGACCACGAGGGTGCGGGAACGGCAACCCACGTCGTGCGTGGCCTCTACGACGTCACCGGGGGCGAGCAGGCACTGCGGGCCCGGCTCGACACGATCTGCGCCGAGGTCTCCGAGGCCATCGCCGAGGGCGCGCGCTTCATCGTGCTCTCCGACCGCGACTCCGGCCGTGACCGGGCGCCGATCCCCTCGCTGCTGCTCACCTCGGCCGTGCACCACCACCTGATCCGGGAGCGCACCCGCACCCAGGTCGGCCTCATCCTCGAGGCCGGCGACGTCCGTGAGGTCCACCACGTCGCGCTGCTCATCGGGTACGGCGCCGCCGCGGTCAACCCGTACCTGGCCATGGAGTCGGTCGAGGACATGGTCCGCCGGGGGATCATCACCGAGGTCGACGAGGAGACCGCGGTCGCCAACCTCATCAGGGCGCTGGGCAAGGGTGTGCTGAAGGTGATGTCCAAGATGGGCATCTCCACGGTGGCCTCGTACCGCGGCGCACAGGTCTTCGAGGCCCTCGGTCTGGGGCAGGAGCTCGTCGACGAGTACTTCACCGGGACGGTCAGCCAGCTCGGGGGTGTCGGGCTCGGCGTCCTCGCCGAGGAGGTCGCCGCTCGACACGCGACCGCGTACCCGACGGAGGGCGTACGGCTGCCGCACCGCAAGCTCGAGGTGGGCGGCGAGTACAAGTGGCGCCGCGAGGGCGAGCCGCACCTGTTTGACCCGGACACCGTCTTCCGTCTCCAGCACTCCACGCGGGCGCGTCGCTACGACATCTTCAAGCAGTACACCTCCCGGGTGAACGAGCAGTCCGAACGGCTGATGACGCTGCGTGGGCTCTTCTCGCTCGCCGACGGCCAGGAGCGGGCCCCGATCAGCATCGACGAGGTCGAGCCGGCCAGCGCGATCATCAAGCGCTTCTCCACCGGCGCCATGAGCTACGGCTCGATCAGCAAGGAGGCGCACGAGACGCTCGCCGTCGCGATGAACCGGATCGGCGGGCGCTCCAACACGGGGGAGGGCGGCGAGGATCTCGACCGGCTGATGGACCCCGAGCGCCGCAGCTCGATCAAGCAGGTGGCCTCCGGCCGGTTCGGGGTCACCTCGACCTACCTCACCCACAGCGACGACATCCAGATCAAGATGGCCCAGGGCGCCAAGCCGGGCGAAGGGGGTCAGCTGCCCGGGTCGAAGGTGTACCCGTGGGTGGCGCGCACGAGGCACTCGACGGCCGGAGTCGGCCTGATCAGCCCGCCCCCGCACCACGACATCTACTCGATCGAGGACCTGGCCCAGCTGATCCACGACCTGAAGAACGCGAACCCGCAGGCGCGGGTGCACGTGAAGCTCGTCAGCGAGATCGGCGTGGGCACGGTGGCCGCCGGTGTCAGCAAGGCGCACGCGGACGTCGTGCTCATCTCCGGGCACGACGGCGGAACCGGGGCCTCTCCGCTGACCTCGCTCAAGCACGCCGGCGGACCGTGGGAGCTCGGGCTGGCCGCCACGCAGCAGACGCTGGTGCTCAACGGTCTCCGCGACCGCATCTCCGTCCAGGTGGACGGCCAGATCAAGACCGGTCGGGATGTCCTCATCGGCGCCCTGCTGGGTGCGGAGGAGTTCGGCTTCGCCACCGCACCCCTCGTGGTCAGCGGGTGCGTCCTCATGCGGGTGTGCCACCTGGACACCTGTCCGGTGGGGATCGCCACGCAGAACCCGGAGCTGCGCTCGCGCTACTCGGGTCAGCCCGAGTTCGTCGAGACCTTCTTCGAGTACATCGCGGAGGAGGTGCGGGAGCTGCTCGCCGAGCTCGGTTTCCGCACCCTGGACGAGGCCGTCGGTCGGGTCGACCTGCTCGACACGCGCAGGGCCGTGGACCACTGGAAGGCCTCGGGGCTCGACCTGGCGCCGATCTTCGCCCAGGTCAGCTCCTTCGACGGGTCCGGGGTGCGGGTGACGCGTGCCCAGGAGCATGGTCTCGAGGACGCCCTGGACCACCGGCTCATCGAGCTGGCCGCTCCGGCGCTCGACGAGGGGACCCCGGTGAGGGCCGACGTGCCGGTCCGCAACGTCAACCGCACGCTGGGCACCATGCTCGGTCACGAGGTGACCAAGCGGAACCCCGAGGGCCTGCCCGACGGGACGATCGACCTGACCCTCACCGGGTCGGCCGGTCAGAGCCTGGGCGCCTTCCTGCCGGCCGGCATCACCCTGCGGATGGTCGGCGACGCCAACGACTACGTCGGCAAGGGCCTCTCGGGTGGCCGCATCGTCGTCCGGCCCCCGGAGGGCGCGCGGTTCGTGGCCGAGGAGAACGTCATCGCCGGCAACGTCATCGGCTACGGGGCGACGTCCGGTCAGCTCTTCCTGCGAGGCATCGTCGGCGAGCGCTTCTGCGTGCGCAACTCCGGTGCCGTCGCGGTCGTCGAGGGCGTCGGCGACCACGGCTGCGAGTACATGACCGGTGGCACCGTCCTCGTGCTGGGGCCCACCGGGCGCAACTTCGCGGCCGGCATGTCCGGGGGCAATGCCTTCGTCCTCGACCTCGACGAGTCGCTCGTCAACCGGGAGCTCGTCGACGTCACCCCCCTTCGTCCCTCGGACCGGGAGGTGGTCCTCGAGCTGCTCACCCAGCACCTCGAGCACACCGGGTCGGCCGTGGCGGAGGCCCTGCTGGACGACCCGGAGGCCGGTCTCGACCGGATCTCGCTCGTCCTGCCCCGCAACTACCAGCGCGTCCTCGACGTGCGGGCCGACGCCGAGGCGGAGGGCCTCGACGCCGACGGCGCGCTCGTCTGGGACCGGATCATGGAGGTTTCCCGTGGCTGA
- a CDS encoding response regulator, which yields MTAETEAQQGQRVLLAEDEALIRLDLAEMLTEAGYEVVGQASNGEEAVSLAESLQPDLIIMDIKMPVMDGLTAAETIGEQRICPVIMLTAFSQKELVERARDAGVMAYIVKPFTVSDVTPAVEVALSRWAELKALESEVADLGERLETRKAVEKAKGVLMKKLKITEAEAFRWIQKTAMDRRLGMREVADAVVAGMDKS from the coding sequence ATGACGGCTGAGACGGAGGCCCAGCAGGGCCAGCGGGTGCTGCTCGCCGAGGACGAGGCGCTGATCCGCCTCGACCTGGCCGAGATGCTCACCGAGGCCGGGTACGAGGTCGTCGGGCAGGCGAGCAACGGTGAGGAGGCCGTCTCCCTGGCCGAGTCGCTGCAGCCCGACCTGATCATCATGGACATCAAGATGCCGGTCATGGACGGGCTCACCGCGGCCGAGACGATCGGGGAGCAGCGGATCTGCCCGGTGATCATGCTCACGGCCTTCTCGCAGAAGGAGCTCGTCGAGCGTGCCCGGGACGCGGGTGTCATGGCCTACATCGTCAAGCCCTTCACCGTCTCCGACGTCACCCCGGCCGTCGAGGTGGCGCTCTCGCGCTGGGCCGAGCTGAAGGCCCTCGAGTCGGAGGTCGCGGACCTCGGTGAGCGCCTCGAGACCCGCAAGGCCGTGGAGAAGGCCAAGGGCGTGCTGATGAAGAAGCTGAAGATCACCGAGGCCGAGGCCTTCCGGTGGATCCAGAAGACGGCGATGGACCGGCGACTGGGCATGCGCGAGGTCGCCGACGCCGTGGTCGCCGGCATGGACAAGTCCTGA
- a CDS encoding DUF554 domain-containing protein, producing the protein MDFIGAGTVLNVITVVIGALAGMAVGGRLPQATRDVVTDCLGLVTLLMAALSVMEVLSPTLSAAVGSSAPVLVVLGSLLIGSILGSLVGIERRLETLAGRVQGYLGRGRTDHGARERFIEGWLTASLLFCVGPLTILGSLDDGLGRGIDKLALKSALDGFAALAFASTFGLGVLMSAVSVAVVQGSLTLAGVALGAVLPEAHIAALTATGGLILVGIALRLLRIRQIPVGDMLPALVVAPLLTHLVIVLG; encoded by the coding sequence GTGGACTTCATCGGTGCGGGCACCGTCCTGAACGTCATCACGGTCGTCATCGGCGCCCTGGCGGGCATGGCCGTCGGGGGACGGCTCCCGCAGGCGACCCGGGACGTGGTCACCGACTGCCTCGGGCTGGTGACCCTCCTCATGGCCGCGCTGTCGGTCATGGAGGTCCTCTCCCCGACCCTGAGCGCAGCGGTCGGCTCGAGCGCACCGGTGCTCGTCGTCCTCGGCTCGCTGCTCATCGGCAGCATCCTCGGGTCCCTCGTGGGCATCGAGCGTCGTCTGGAGACGCTCGCCGGTCGGGTCCAGGGCTACCTGGGCCGAGGACGCACCGACCACGGCGCACGTGAGCGCTTCATCGAGGGGTGGTTGACCGCGAGCCTGCTCTTCTGCGTCGGGCCCCTGACGATCCTCGGCAGCCTCGACGACGGCCTCGGTCGGGGGATCGACAAGCTGGCGCTGAAGTCAGCGCTGGACGGTTTCGCCGCCCTGGCCTTCGCCTCGACCTTCGGTCTGGGCGTGCTCATGTCGGCGGTGAGCGTGGCCGTGGTCCAGGGGTCGCTCACCCTGGCCGGTGTCGCGCTCGGCGCAGTCCTGCCGGAGGCACACATCGCGGCCCTCACGGCGACGGGAGGACTGATCCTCGTCGGGATCGCCCTGCGGCTGCTGCGGATCCGTCAGATCCCGGTGGGAGACATGCTCCCGGCGCTGGTCGTGGCGCCGCTGCTGACGCACCTCGTCATCGTGCTCGGCTGA
- the lgt gene encoding prolipoprotein diacylglyceryl transferase produces the protein MTRPGALPSPTTAALELGPLTIHAYALCILAGIAVAIWMGDRRLRDRGAEQGVVLDVAVWAVPFGIIGGRLYHVITTPQPYFGEGGTPLDALKIWQGGLGIWGAVALGAVGAWIGLRSTGVRFLDFTDAVAPGVLIAQGIGRWGNWFNNEIYGEPTDLPWGLEVHRFDAAAGRAVVDAAGDPIVLGTFHPTFLYESLFLFALAIVLLVVDRRAVLARGQVFALYVAGYPAGRLFIEMMRTDEANTILGLRVNIWVSVIVFTLGVAMFRIFGKRERPRV, from the coding sequence GTGACGCGGCCGGGTGCGCTCCCTTCGCCCACCACGGCCGCGCTCGAGCTCGGCCCGCTGACCATCCACGCGTACGCCCTGTGCATCCTCGCCGGAATCGCGGTGGCGATCTGGATGGGGGACCGGCGCCTGCGCGACCGCGGTGCGGAGCAGGGGGTCGTTCTCGACGTGGCCGTGTGGGCCGTCCCCTTCGGCATCATCGGTGGTCGGCTCTACCACGTCATCACCACGCCCCAGCCGTACTTCGGGGAGGGCGGCACCCCGCTCGACGCGCTGAAGATCTGGCAGGGCGGGCTCGGCATCTGGGGCGCGGTCGCCCTCGGCGCCGTCGGCGCCTGGATCGGGCTGCGCTCGACCGGCGTCCGCTTCCTCGACTTCACCGACGCCGTCGCTCCGGGCGTGCTCATCGCCCAGGGGATCGGCCGCTGGGGCAACTGGTTCAACAACGAGATCTACGGCGAGCCGACCGACCTGCCGTGGGGCCTGGAGGTCCACCGTTTCGACGCGGCCGCGGGTCGAGCGGTGGTCGACGCCGCGGGGGACCCGATCGTGCTCGGCACCTTCCATCCGACCTTCCTCTACGAGTCGCTCTTCCTCTTCGCGCTGGCGATCGTCCTGCTCGTCGTCGACCGTCGTGCCGTCCTCGCTCGCGGGCAGGTCTTCGCCCTCTACGTCGCCGGGTACCCCGCAGGTCGGCTCTTCATCGAGATGATGCGCACCGACGAGGCGAACACCATCCTCGGACTCCGTGTGAATATCTGGGTCAGTGTGATCGTCTTCACGCTCGGGGTGGCGATGTTCCGGATTTTCGGGAAGCGTGAGCGCCCTCGCGTGTGA
- a CDS encoding thioredoxin domain-containing protein — protein sequence MSNQDRKAKAQAAAGSTGRGASAVIIGGVVVIVAIVLVVGAVVVGAVRDGGGVSELPQGVAAGEPLEPYADANPPEDAPVVDVYEDFRCPACKVYEEYLGGTVTELAQDGRIRLRIHLKTVIDSMTGGESSAVAGSSAVCALDQGAWTEYHEALFALQPQSEDRSGFAEETYTQAAEQAGLSGEALDEWQQCTDDGTYVDYVQSVDDATTEEGIRATPTVVVDGTQFNWGSVIDQQSGEVDTETLREVLTSGDVPEGMVATQ from the coding sequence GTGAGCAACCAGGACCGCAAGGCCAAGGCGCAGGCCGCCGCCGGGAGCACGGGCAGGGGTGCCAGTGCCGTGATCATCGGCGGCGTCGTCGTCATCGTGGCGATCGTCCTCGTCGTCGGCGCCGTCGTCGTGGGCGCCGTCCGCGACGGCGGTGGTGTGAGCGAGCTGCCGCAGGGTGTCGCCGCGGGTGAGCCCCTCGAGCCCTACGCCGACGCGAACCCACCGGAGGACGCCCCTGTCGTCGACGTCTACGAGGACTTCCGCTGCCCGGCGTGCAAGGTCTACGAGGAGTACCTCGGTGGGACCGTGACCGAGCTGGCCCAGGACGGCAGGATCCGGCTGCGCATCCACCTCAAGACGGTCATCGACAGCATGACGGGTGGCGAGTCGTCGGCCGTCGCGGGCTCGAGTGCCGTGTGCGCCCTGGACCAGGGCGCGTGGACCGAGTACCACGAGGCACTCTTCGCACTGCAGCCCCAGAGCGAGGACCGCAGCGGCTTCGCGGAGGAGACCTACACGCAGGCCGCCGAGCAGGCCGGGCTCAGCGGAGAGGCCCTCGACGAGTGGCAGCAGTGCACCGACGACGGGACCTACGTGGACTACGTCCAGAGTGTCGACGACGCGACCACCGAGGAGGGCATCCGGGCGACACCGACCGTCGTGGTCGACGGGACGCAGTTCAACTGGGGCAGCGTGATCGACCAGCAGAGCGGTGAGGTCGACACCGAGACCCTCAGGGAGGTCCTCACCAGCGGCGACGTGCCCGAGGGCATGGTGGCGACCCAGTGA